One genomic region from Salvia hispanica cultivar TCC Black 2014 chromosome 2, UniMelb_Shisp_WGS_1.0, whole genome shotgun sequence encodes:
- the LOC125205644 gene encoding peptide chain release factor PrfB2, chloroplastic isoform X1 yields MWSLIQKRLCRRIRLHRSIIPSCLLNSVSEHQAYYSSSPACNHTAPRSAIGSDKYNGLFSSFDAKWRGSNFMRFLSSQAAAEASTSDGLTVGGIIANNWVIYDENESDWKSHAAAIAQSIHLIKKRLRWKKLISKLEVLSKELDEPDLWDNPSHAGKISREHGSVMGKMKEVNAFEQELFEHVDMIKLAREENDAELESESLNALLVLRRHLKEKELEALLAGEHDPCPCFIEVQAGAGGTESMDWASMVMQMYKRWAENRHFRVTVVEEIPGELAGIKRATIKVDGGYAYGYAKAEVGAHRLVRISPFDSNKRRHTSFASVAVIPILGDDFSHVQINESDLRIERYRSGGPGGQHANTTDSAVRITHIPTGVTASCQNERSQHQNKASAMAVLQSRLDQLEIVRQAQINAEHTQSLTDINFGSQIRSYVLHPYRMVKDHRTEYEVSDPDSVLQGDVDGFILSFLSSSLDKDIEDD; encoded by the exons ATGTGGTCTTTGATACAGAAAAGATTATGCCGTAGAATCCGACTTCATAGGTCGATCATTCCGAGCTGTTTATTGAATTCTGTCTCTGAACATCAAGCTTACTATTCTTCTAGCCCCGCCTGCAATCATACAGCTCCTCGTTCTGCAATTGGATCCGACAAATATAATGGGCTCTTTTCTTCATTTGATGCGAAATGGAGGGGATCAAATTTTATGCGATTCTTGAGCTCTCAGGCTGCTGCTGAAGCATCCACTTCCGACGGGCTGACGGTGGGAGGAATCATTGCAAACAATTGGGTGATTTATGATGAAAACGAAAGCGATTGGAAGAGTCACGCGGCTGCCATTGCTCAGTCCATTCACCTTATCAAGAAGCGCCTAAGA TGGAAAAAATTGATATCCAAACTGGAGGTGTTATCAAAAGAGTTGGATGAGCCAGATTTGTGGGATAATCCTTCTCATGCAGGAAAGATAAGTCGTGAGCACGGCTCAGTTATGGGAAAAATGAAAGAGGTTAATGCTTTTGAGCAAGAGCTTTTTGAACATGTTGATATGATAAAGCTTGCTCGGGAGGAGAATGATGCAGAATTGGAATCA GAATCCTTGAATGCTCTACTTGTCCTAAGAAGGCATCTCAAAGAAAAGGAGCTTGAAGCTTTGTTAGCTGGGGAACATGACCCATGTCCTTGCTTCATAGAG GTTCAAGCTGGAGCAGGTGGTACTGAGAGCATGGACTGGGCTTCAATGGTCATGCAGATGTACAAAAGGTGGGCTGAAAATCGTCATTTTAGAGTTACTGTTGTCGAGGAAATCCCAGGCGAATTGGCAGGAATCAAG AGAGCGACAATCAAGGTTGACGGTGGTTATGCATATGGATATGCCAAAGCAGAAGTCGGGGCACATCGTCTGGTGCGCATCTCTCCGTTCGACAGTAATAAGCGCAGGCACACCTCCTTCGCTTCCGTAGCTGTAATCCCAATCCTAGGTGACGATTTTTCCCATGTCCAAATCAACGAATCCGACCTACGCATTGAGCGGTATCGATCCGGGGGCCCTGGGGGCCAGCACGCTAACACAACTGACAGCGCTGTACGGATCACTCATATCCCAACCGGAGTCACCGCCTCTTGTCAAAACGAAAG GTCTCAGCACCAGAACAAGGCTTCTGCAATGGCCGTGCTCCAATCGCGGCTGGACCAACTTGAAATTGTCCGTCAAGCGCAGATAAACGCAGAGCACACACAGTCACTCACTGATATAAACTTCGGCAGCCAGATCCGGTCTTACGTGCTCCAT CCTTATAGAATGGTGAAGGATCATCGGACAGAGTACGAGGTTTCTGATCCGGATTCCGTCCTGCAAGGAGATGTTGATGGATTCATCTTGAGctttctctcttcctctttGGACAAAGATATTGAAGATGATTGA
- the LOC125205644 gene encoding peptide chain release factor PrfB2, chloroplastic isoform X2 has translation MWSLIQKRLCRRIRLHRSIIPSCLLNSVSEHQAYYSSSPACNHTAPRSAIGSDKYNGLFSSFDAKWRGSNFMRFLSSQAAAEASTSDGLTVGGIIANNWVIYDENESDWKSHAAAIAQSIHLIKKRLRWKKLISKLEVLSKELDEPDLWDNPSHAGKISREHGSVMGKMKEESLNALLVLRRHLKEKELEALLAGEHDPCPCFIEVQAGAGGTESMDWASMVMQMYKRWAENRHFRVTVVEEIPGELAGIKRATIKVDGGYAYGYAKAEVGAHRLVRISPFDSNKRRHTSFASVAVIPILGDDFSHVQINESDLRIERYRSGGPGGQHANTTDSAVRITHIPTGVTASCQNERSQHQNKASAMAVLQSRLDQLEIVRQAQINAEHTQSLTDINFGSQIRSYVLHPYRMVKDHRTEYEVSDPDSVLQGDVDGFILSFLSSSLDKDIEDD, from the exons ATGTGGTCTTTGATACAGAAAAGATTATGCCGTAGAATCCGACTTCATAGGTCGATCATTCCGAGCTGTTTATTGAATTCTGTCTCTGAACATCAAGCTTACTATTCTTCTAGCCCCGCCTGCAATCATACAGCTCCTCGTTCTGCAATTGGATCCGACAAATATAATGGGCTCTTTTCTTCATTTGATGCGAAATGGAGGGGATCAAATTTTATGCGATTCTTGAGCTCTCAGGCTGCTGCTGAAGCATCCACTTCCGACGGGCTGACGGTGGGAGGAATCATTGCAAACAATTGGGTGATTTATGATGAAAACGAAAGCGATTGGAAGAGTCACGCGGCTGCCATTGCTCAGTCCATTCACCTTATCAAGAAGCGCCTAAGA TGGAAAAAATTGATATCCAAACTGGAGGTGTTATCAAAAGAGTTGGATGAGCCAGATTTGTGGGATAATCCTTCTCATGCAGGAAAGATAAGTCGTGAGCACGGCTCAGTTATGGGAAAAATGAAAGAG GAATCCTTGAATGCTCTACTTGTCCTAAGAAGGCATCTCAAAGAAAAGGAGCTTGAAGCTTTGTTAGCTGGGGAACATGACCCATGTCCTTGCTTCATAGAG GTTCAAGCTGGAGCAGGTGGTACTGAGAGCATGGACTGGGCTTCAATGGTCATGCAGATGTACAAAAGGTGGGCTGAAAATCGTCATTTTAGAGTTACTGTTGTCGAGGAAATCCCAGGCGAATTGGCAGGAATCAAG AGAGCGACAATCAAGGTTGACGGTGGTTATGCATATGGATATGCCAAAGCAGAAGTCGGGGCACATCGTCTGGTGCGCATCTCTCCGTTCGACAGTAATAAGCGCAGGCACACCTCCTTCGCTTCCGTAGCTGTAATCCCAATCCTAGGTGACGATTTTTCCCATGTCCAAATCAACGAATCCGACCTACGCATTGAGCGGTATCGATCCGGGGGCCCTGGGGGCCAGCACGCTAACACAACTGACAGCGCTGTACGGATCACTCATATCCCAACCGGAGTCACCGCCTCTTGTCAAAACGAAAG GTCTCAGCACCAGAACAAGGCTTCTGCAATGGCCGTGCTCCAATCGCGGCTGGACCAACTTGAAATTGTCCGTCAAGCGCAGATAAACGCAGAGCACACACAGTCACTCACTGATATAAACTTCGGCAGCCAGATCCGGTCTTACGTGCTCCAT CCTTATAGAATGGTGAAGGATCATCGGACAGAGTACGAGGTTTCTGATCCGGATTCCGTCCTGCAAGGAGATGTTGATGGATTCATCTTGAGctttctctcttcctctttGGACAAAGATATTGAAGATGATTGA
- the LOC125205643 gene encoding dihydrolipoyl dehydrogenase 2, chloroplastic-like — MQSAISLSLSSQSPIARPSPTNDTCPSPPRSLRFCGLRREAFGAGASSAATSLRLASFNSRSQHSNLNGVFAALKGNGAPSSSGFDYDLVIIGAGVGGHGAALHAVEKGLKTAIIEGDVVGGTCVNRGCVPSKALLAVSGRMRELQNEQHMKSFGLQVAAAGYDRQKVADHANNLASKIRSNLTNSMKALGVDILTGFGTILGPQKLKFGKGDSGDKIITAKDIIVATGSVPLVPKGIEVDGKTVITSDHALKLESVPQWIAIVGSGYIGLEFSDVYTALGSEVTFIEALDQIMPGFDPEIGKLAQRVLVNPRKIDSYTGVFASKITPAKDGKPVQIELIDAKTKEPKETLEVDAALIATGRAPFTKGLGLENINVQTQRGFVPVDERMRVIDANGKLVPHLYCIGDANGKMMLAHAASAQGISVVEQVTGNDHVLNHLSIPAACFTHPEISMVGLTEPQAREKAEKEGFEVSIAKTSFKANTKALAENEGEGIAKLIYRPDNGEILGVHIFGLHAADLIHEASNAIAMGTRIQDIKFAVHAHPTLSEVLDELFKSAKVKLTAPKTVAKAVPV; from the exons ATGCAATCCGCCAtttccctctccctctcctctCAATCACCGATCGCTCGACCCTCTCCCACAAACGATACCTGTCCCTCGCCGCCGCGCTCGCTCCGCTTCTGCGGCCTTCGTAGAGAGGCATTCGGCGCCGGCGCCTCCTCGGCTGCGACGTCCTTGCGCTTGGCGAGCTTCAATTCGCGTTCCCAGCATTCCAATTTGAATGGCGTTTTCGCGGCCTTGAAAGGCAACGGCGCGCCCTCGTCGAGCGGCTTCGACTACGATCTCGTCATTATTGGAGCTGGAGTTGGCGGCCACGGTGCCGCGCTTCATGCTGTTGAGAAG GGCTTGAAAACTGCCATTATTGAAGGGGATGTAGTTGGAGGAACATGTGTCAATAGAGGCTGTGTTCCTTCTAAAGCCCTTCTTGCTGTCAGCGGTCGCATGCGAGAGCTTCAAAATGAACAACATATGAAGTCTTTTGGTCTGCAG GTTGCAGCAGCTGGATACGACAGACAGAAAGTTGCTGACCATGCAAATAATTTGGCCTCAAAGATCAGAAGCAACTTGACCAACTCAATGAAAGCTCTTGGTGTCGATATATTGACAGGTTTTGGTACTATTTTG GGTCCACAAAAGTTGAAATTTGGGAAAGGAGATTCTGGGGACAAGATTATAACTGCAAAAGACATAATAGTAGCTACCGGTTCTGTTCCTTTAGTGCCCAAGGGAATTGAAGTTGATG GCAAGACAGTAATTACCAGTGACCATGCGCTTAAATTGGAATCTGTTCCACAGTGGATAGCTATTGTTGGAAGTGGCTACATTGGACTTGAGTTCAGTGATGTGTATACTGCCCTTGGAAGTGAG GTTACTTTCATTGAAGCTTTGGATCAAATCATGCCAGGATTTGATCCTGAGATTGGAAAATTAGCACAACGAGTTCTCGTTAATCCTCGCAAGATTGACTCTTACACTGGTGTATTTGCTAGCAAG ATCACTCCTGCAAAGGATGGGAAGCCAGTACAAATAGAGCTCATTGATGCAAAGACAAAGGAACCAAAAGAAACTCTGGAG GTAGATGCCGCACTTATTGCGACTGGAAGGGCCCCATTCACAAAAGGGCTTGGTTTGGAAAAT ATTAATGTTCAAACACAACGTGGATTTGTCCCTGTTGATGAGCGCATGAGAGTTATTGATGCAAATGGGAAGTTG GTTCCTCATTTGTattgcattggagatgctaATGGGAAAATGATGCTTGCCCATGCAGCCAGTGCACAAGGAATATCTG TTGTTGAGCAAGTTACAGGAAACGACCATGTCCTGAACCATTTAAGCATTCCAGCAGCTTGCTTTACCCATCCAGAAATCAGCATGGTAGGACTGACTGAG CCTCaagccagagaaaaggctgaGAAGGAAGGATTTGAAGTAAGCATTGCCAAAACAAGTTTCAAAGCAAATACCAAAGCTCTTGCTGAAAATGAAGGAGAAGGAATAGCCAAG TTGATATACAGGCCTGACAACGGCGAGATCCTTGGGGTTCACATTTTTGGATTACATGCTGCAGATCTCATACATGAGGCATCTAATGCCATCGCCATGGGAACACGTATACAG GACATAAAATTTGCCGTGCATGCACATCCAACCTTGTCTGAAGTGCTGGACGAACTCTTCAAATCAGCAAAG GTTAAACTCACTGCCCCTAAAACAGTTGCTAAGGCAGTCCCTGTTTAG